The Hippoglossus hippoglossus isolate fHipHip1 chromosome 4, fHipHip1.pri, whole genome shotgun sequence DNA window ctcacccttcacactgccctctcccacctggaccagagggacacatatgtgagaatgctgttcattgactacagttcagcattcaataccatcgtgcccctgaagctcgtcaccaagctcagagaccttgggctcaacatcgccctctgtgattggatcctgaacttcctgatgggcagaccacaggcggtgcggataggcagcaccacatcctccaccctgactctaaacaccggtgccccccaggggtgcgtgctcagtcctctcctgtactccctgttcacgcatgactgcatggccacccacagctccaacaccatcattaagtttgctgatgacacgactgtaataggcctgatcaccggcgacgatgagaaggcctacagagaggaggtcagagccctgacatcttggtgccaggacaacctccatctcaacgtcggcaaaacgaaggagctgattgtggactacaggaagagaaaaggagtagaacacgcccccctctccatcaatgggactacggtggagcgagtcagcagcttcaggttcctctgggtccacatcagtgatgacctgacctggaccaaccacacagactccatcaggaagacggccagacagcggctcttcttcctccgcaggctgcggaggctcaacatggatgccaggattctctgcaatttctacaggtgcaccatagagagtatcctgactggctgcatcaccgcctggtacggcatctgcaccgccctgaaccgtaaggctttgcagagggtggtgaagtctgcccagcacatcaccaggacggagctaccatccatggaggacctctacacccagcagtgtaggaagaaggccaaccggatcattaaagacccctatcaccccagccataaactgttatgcttgctgccgtctggccgacggtaccgcagcatccgggcccgcaccaccaggctcagagacagtttcatcccccaggccataagaattttaaactcctccaatctgtcaaaTTCCACTTAATCTGCACCTTatcatatttgcactattgcacatttgcactattgcacacacttgcactactgttttttcttgtttttctttttttattcaggtgtatgtatatatttagatatatatattttattttctattttaattttgatattctattttatcttattttactaATATTatgagcattgctataagagagcctgtgacccaagaatttcattgcaagcgactgctttATGTAATCattgcatatgacaataaactcttgaatcttgaatcttgaatctttaTGTAATgattagaaaatataaattacaggcaataaagatatatatgttaaaataaagGTAATCAAgctattaaaacacattatttcttcTTAAACTtctaaaaacatgatttaaaataatagcAATGCAGTCTTTGATTTGTAGAAATAaaccacacagaaaataaaagacagagttGATCATACACTAAAACAAAGTTGGGTATAACTTCTAAAAATGTATACAGTACAACCAAACAAATTTCTGGATAagtcacttcagtttcctgactttaaaaaaaaataaattcagagGGTTGTGCCCTTAAAGCTCTTTGCGGAGCACGTGCTCGTTTACGGTCACATCGCTAACCTTTTTAATCAGTGAATGGAAAGCTTCACCGATCACAGTATCATTGATGCATAtggctcctccacctctgcgCATCTGACTCATCTCCCTGTTCATGTCGGCGATGCAGGTCCAGCCACCATCAGCCGTCACGCTCCACTTGGAGTGATCGACAGTGTTGGTGAAGGGCAGTGTGCCGGGAAGTTGTACCTTCTTCACATTGTACACATGGTGAGGGATGCTGCAGTTAGAAGGCAGGGGGCCACGCATCCTTCCCCAACTCTTGACGTACAGATCCTTCTTCACAGAGTTTACAATAAGGCCAGAGTAAATATCTGTGAAAGTAGTGAAAAGAGAAGTGCacaacattttagaaaaacatttcacaagtacataaaaaaacacaacttggatatatacactgaaaaaagaaagtttttgGACCAACTCAAAAATGAATTCAATTGGtttaacaaattaataaaaggtagttatattaatacatttgcTAAATTCGCTTTGAAAAAACTTTTTATGGTTTAAGTCTATTTTgtcaatttagttttattctatttcacTTAGTCCGCAACAGTATGTGGCCACTGTGACTTGGGGAGATGATAATACTCCTTTTAGAAAAGACATCTCAGATTTGGTGATGGTCTCCCTGATGCATCCCCTGAGAATCGATACTTCTGTCTCCAGAAAAAATGtagtttaaaaagtaatttttaaaGTTGGTagcaattatttttttcagtgtacaGGGTCACACGTTTTCTTAGTGAGAGCAAGTGTTTCCTATTTGTCAAGTTCATCATCAACctaattttaactttttagaCTGCAAACACTTACCATCCCCAAATCGTCTGTATTTTGCAAAGCTGGTGAACCTCTGTCCTTTCACCGACGTCAGCGTCATTATTCTAAACCAGGGCTTCCTCTTTGGGTAGCAGGTTCTCAGTGCCACACCGCGCAGCTCAGTTGGAAAGGTTGTGGTTATTCTAGAGTCGTATGAATAAGCGTGGATGTATTGGAGCTGCAGTCCTGAGAATTTAGATACAAGATGTTATTGTTCAATAGGATTGTCTCCCCTTTTTAGCAAATTAACAAATGGCATTAACCTACCTATTTGTTTGAATGTAGCATAGGAGTAAGTGACACATATAAATGTTTGAGCATTAGCGTTTCCTCTTCGAGGCCAGAAGTCTTTACTGCGATATGTTGGAAATGTTGGTGTGCTGTGTGAGAGCCAGACTCCAGTTTGTCTGTCCAACATTACGACTCCTTCAGGTtgtaaaacagaagaaacagaaacacagcttTGTTATATTAGGATGTTTTTGGGCTTTGAAAGCAATACAGTGAAAGATTGCAGCTTCCACCTTTACTGTGTCCAAATGATGCAGGAGCTGGCTTTTTTGGTTTCGGAGGCTGATCGTTATAGATCAGATATCCAAATCCTTCcgtctaaaaaaaacaatgacactgtTAGGACTTGTGACTGCAGGCTGTCATGCCAGAGAGACACGTGTTACCTCTCTGTCGTAGAAGTCGAGAAGAGGTTTCAGGGTGTGGGCCAGGGTGCCAGAGTTGCTGTTGATAGTCTCTCTGCTGCGTGTCCAACCATTGCTGCTCTCATCCATGTACAGATAAGACAGACCACCGTCGTTCATGTTGGGCAACTTGTATAAGATGTACCTAAtggcacagagagaaatgcattTGTGTCATGCGTCCAGCTGATACTGAGAATAGGTGAAAATATAAACTGCCACAATTCGAAATTTCCACCAACCAGTCGACCTCTTTTCCATCGTCATTCCTGCAACTCACGTCTGATTCGCAGGCTTGAAAAAAGATCCCAGTGCTAAAGAGGAATCTTATCACTGTTTtctgaaacagtcaaacaaagtCCAGAAGTTACAATGTCAGATAAATTAGCTGTCTCTGTGATATAGGGTTTTTTATATCAGTGAATCTTTGTATCGTAACTTTGGCCCTATATGCTAATTACAGTAAAAGATGCATCAGATCATCACAGTCCAACtgagaaatttaaatttaatttgtgttttgatgACTACTGGAGAAAACATGTGTAGAGCTGtagacaaaacaaaagcttattatatattttatatttaaacctAAATTATTGACAATAAAATCCATTATTAGATTAGATGCcttgaaaataaaatcttgaTTTAGGGTCCACTCTTCTACCCTGGATCTTTGGActgcttttaaatcccttcttaaaacaatatttgtaaaaatgtatattgttgGGGTGATCtattaaatttgatttaataactttgaaaaaaatcttaattgttatctaatttcatttattgttctattatttcatcttctttCTGGTTgaatttctgtttatttacttatgtatattcatattttttaatttcattttcattctgaaGCATTTTGTCTTATCATTGGGCTGCAAGAGTTTTGCATTTCCTGGACTGTTCAACCTATAGTGCAACTAAACCAGTtccattagttttttttaacattattcaaAATAACAGTCAACATCTCTATGTAAAAATCAACACAGTGCAACAAACTATAAACTCAGTTTACTCCATTATCTAAAACATATCAATCGCATTCTGTAgttatttaaaaactgcagaacACAGTAGTTTTACAGTTCAGTATTCAAGtatgaatgagtgaatttcagtttgtcttttagtGCCTCTGTAAGACAGAAGAGACACAACATTAAACCATAAACAACCTCAACCAACACCTGAGTCAAGtttaaaacatataaacactTTACTTACATATCTCATCATCTCCATGTCTGCTTTGTGAAGATGCTTTAATCAAATGCCCTCGTTACATGAAACAGAAACCTTCAATGAGCTTACTTGTTCCTGATTCACAAGCGTCACTGCAGATGAGTCATTGATTTTTTGCCTAAACTTGTTAATCTACCCTATGGGCTCAGGAGGATGCAGTGTGTATTGTGATATTGTCAAGAGGGAGGTGCTGCaccaaagaaacacaaagatctcaACCTAGcctttgaaaaacaataaaacaaatatatacttatacaagtcttttgtttttcaagctgcagcagcaccaacCCTGTGAggtgtttaaatatttattgtttaatcaTGACAGTCTGACGATACCTAGAgctgtttgtgcgtgtgtgtttctcctcagcGTCCCTGCTTTAAGTTTTAAATAAGATGATCTGACATTGATGCCTGAATGAGATaaagctcattcgagtcactcagTTCGAATCATGAGGTGTGTAAGGTTCAGTGTGATATTAAAGTCCATTACTTCAAATCTGATGCATTTTGACTTACAGATAGTAAAGTAGTGTTAAGAGAGGAAGTATAACAATTAAAAGCTGGTGGGTAGTTTGTATTATAATGTGATTCAAGTTGCAGTTATCTTTGTTTCAGGCATCGAACTGAAAATGAATATGGTCAGCTTGGTTAGTCCGGATTCAGACATCATAGATTCTGAAATACACTTATATCTGAATTTATCCTGATACCTAACCTTTGATTTTGAACTTTTAAAGATTGAATATAATCAAAATGAGATGTTTTTCCTTTCGGTAGTTCCTCGCTaacataaaaagtgaaaaaaatgaagTTTCAGattttcaataaaacacatgtaAGAGTTGTGATGCAAGttcttcaataaaaacaaattgacacacaaacaaatattattttttgcTTTATCAAAGAAAGAATCACAACAAAATACAATAGTGATGTTTAACTGTGATATGTTAACTACATGAATGTACTTGGCTAAGATTCACTTAGAGTACAAGCTCTTAAAGAAGctaatgtgtaaaacatttCTTGTAGCTTTTTAAAAGGTTGTGGGGTATAGTGATATCTAGTGGTGGAAGAGCATAATGCATTCCAACagatacccctcacctcacctttcCCGGTGTGTGGAGAGGAGAATCTACGATGGCCTGAAAGTCAAGTGAAAACGTGAAAGGACCTCTTTAGAGCCAGTATTTGATTTGTCCGCTCTGGGCTTCTGTAGGAACACGGTGGTGCAACATGGCGGACACTGTGGAAAACAACCTGCTGCCTATGTAATGACAAAGAACAAATTACTAAGGcaactaaaacacaacaactcttAGATTTAGGTTATTAGACACTGCTGACAGATCCACCTTAAAcccacacactggacctttaaagggATGCCTACACCTGCACAGATTCAAAACCTATTTAAACCTCTGAGTGTCAGACTCATAGAGTCCACATCgttctgtccgtctctctcagTCAACAGCCAATGTACCAGTCCACCGCCTGTCTGAAAGCCCTGTAAATCAGGGGGTTGAGGGAGCAGATCAGCCCCCCGCCGCGCTTCAGCTGGGTCATCTCCCTGTTCATGTCCCCCAGGCAGGTCACGTCGTCGTCATAACCCTGCGACACACACCACTTGGAGTGGTCGTGGTAGGACTTGAACGGGAGCGATCCGGGGAGATGAACCCTCTTGATGTTCATGACGTGTTTGGGCAGGGAGCAGTTGGAGGGCAGATCGTGACCTTGTCTCTGCCACGACTCCACCAGCAGGTCGGCATCCAGGACCTGCGCCACCCAGCCTGTGTAGATATCTGAGTGAACAGCAGTGAAAGGGTTAGTTAGGATTATAAATGTagatataattataaatatataccaAAGTAAACCCGGTTATAATGCTATAAAAAGTTggtgttttaaacattttttttttcttattttggaGATTTCTCAAAATATAAAGATGTATGATAAGCGTATGAAATCATTTATAGTTGGAATGTAGTGTATGAAACAAAAAGCTAAGTTTTAGGACAAAACTGGAATTTCATCACTAAAATATCAAGTTATTCTAAGAGCGATTATGTTGTAATGAGTGTGGTGATAAATATGAGCAACGGCAAAAATGTAccaaaaatatttagttttgcCTTTCAGGGCCACtacaaatcaaatgaaacaatcCAAGATGGAAAATGAAGTTCACACAACTGTCTACAATAATATGATAAAGTTTACATAGTAGATCACAAGCCAAATACATCAGGATCCGAGGGCACTTCTGAAGAACTTGAGTGGGGTGAGTTCATACACTTCTCTGTTCTGAGACGTTAGTGTGTACATCTGATAAGAGTGAATGTGGCATGTGAAGTGTGCACACAACACAGTGGATAGATGCTTTAGCAGAGTTTAAAACTGAAGTTTAGATTGTTTTTGTGAAGTAAATAATCAGGTGACAACGTGGTTCGTTTGTGTAATTCcattgtctttaaaaaaaagacattttttatcatGGAGCAACTAAATGTCTACAAGGgataaaaaggtaaatgtgTCACAGTGCATGAGGAATACTCAACCATCTACGAAGCGTTCGGATttgacaaaactgaaaaactttTCCCCCTGGACTGAGACGAGCTGCTGCACTCTCTTATCGGAGGTCAGCGGTGGTTTGGAGCCGTCACATAACTGGGCCAACTGAGGCAGGTCGGCCGAGAACGCAGCCGGTACAGAGCAGTTATAGAAACGTGGGTAAAGGTAGACCAGCTGCTTTGCTAGAGAGGGAGGGGAATGCATCACACAGAAGAGAGGAAGGGCAGATTATGATTACTGAAGTAAAAAGCTACAGAGTGGTTACACTATAGACtgctataaaaataacaataactcTAACAGCCAGAAAATAAGTAGTAAGACAGTAGAAGATCACTCAGAAGAGCaccaggcccaacagtcacatttaaattcactagatttagattttagatttgaTCTGCAtcaatttacaatttaaataaagttttttttcatcaagatccatgaattattctctgagaaattgaAAGATTTAGCATtgtttgtgtaaacctgctaTCTATctaacaaacacatacaaaaacaacttCCTTGGTGGACGTGACTATGCTGTGCGGTTTCATTTCTGCTTTGTTGACAGTATCAAGATGCTTGAATGAACACTAGATACACTACATCTGACTATGTGTGGACTGTCTCTGAACATAGATGTTCCTCTGAGAGACCGCAGCTACATTAAACAACTCTTTATGTAGTATGTCTTTATTCAATGAATGCATGATGATTCTTTTTACATAATCCAAAAATTTGGACAAAGAACAAAGCAATCATGTGTAAAATTGTTCGACCATAGAGGAGGTGCTCTAATGCAGatgtcttcaacagggggtctgcggaggtactgcagggggggtCGCGGAATTTTTGGTTAATTGGagaattttttatatttttaaataaaaaaataaaatttcaacaaatttttttcccacaaatttaaatgtctttaaatacacattaacatgaatccaacatattgtagcggacggataaatggaggcagaagacgttatctttcagtcagcaatgcacacatatatatagtagggggtccctgctccatctctccatcagtttgggggtccttggcctgaaaaacgttgaagacccctgctctaATGTTTAGAGTTTTACCTGCTGGACACAGGGTGTGTTCGACCTCACTGTCTGAAGTGCTGGaggtttatatttttcatatcaAACTTGTGTAAGCTGCAGACTGGATCATGATAATTGATTTGACTCAGACTGCAAAAACATCTTTGTACAAATACTCCTGCGGTGTGTTTACACATGAATGTCTGCATGTGTGGAAGCTACTGGCAGCCTTACACAAGGCCCGATCACAGTGCAAacatgttcttgttttttgAGCAAACAGAGAATTTTGTAAGCTGAAGTCTGTGATGTGTGCAGAGCAGGAGTAAGTCCGGCCCTGTTGCTTCATCAGCGTTCACTCACCTACATGGAGAAACTGTTCATAGCGGTAGGTCACGCACAGAGCAGTCTGGCCGTTGACTTTGCCGGAGGAGGGGTAAAGGTAGCCTCTCTCCGGGAACGAGGGGAAATGGGGAACGGTGTGCGACAGCCAGAAACCTTGAGAGCGGTCAAAGAGCAGGCCCCCTGCAGAATGCATACAAACAACCCTTAATGCACAAAAGCACAGACAACAAAGTCGCACATACATGAAAaccagcacgcacacacaaaaacttcAATCGAAGTCAGCGCAGAGTCAACAGAAGTTGTCACACAGATGCTCTTTGACCATTTCCTCCCCCTAATACTAAATTATCGATCTGTGCTTTTCTGCAAAATCATTGCAGTGAAAGGCCGAAAGGCATGGAAAAATACAcaggtccctgaatgcaccacTTTGTAAACCCTCATGTGCCctcattttgtgattttttatatttctatcaAAAGAATCAGAATGTTTCTATGCACTAACACAGGATGCAGATCTACAGTTACAGTAGGTCTAAAGACACCATATGGTATGACCAATTACACTGTGCTGTGTATTCTGTGGTAATTCACCCACTTTATTTGACATGTTGTGATATTATTGTGATATTAAATTATGACCCACCAAGTGTTACCAGCATTTTCATACACCCAACATGTAAAATTCAGCTCAGTGAAGTAAAAGCTAAATCCTCAAAACTAGTGAACAGTTGAATTATTTGATTATCCACTGCACCTTTAGTGTGTCCATAGTCTTGGATGTAATCCATCAATGGTGGAGCATCATTGTAGAGTGCGTAGGCTGAGTTGTTAGACTGTGAAGAAATGTGGTTCATACGTACAGTATATGGAAAGTTacacttttttctttaacatttcatatattttattacttctaactgctgctgtttttcattaggtctataataataagaagaagaatcatatttaaaataagaatcataataataataggcttaaaataaaaaatgtaagtaaaatcaaataaaatgaaataacattATTAACATATACACAGGTATGAAAGCTATTTAATAAagtatgtttaaatatttttaaaggaCTAGTTTGCCATTTTGGGAAATAAACGTATTTGCTGTCTTGCTGAAAGTTTGATGAGAGCATCAAACTCTCATATCAGTCCAGTAGATTTATGGCTAAAGGCAGCTGCTGGTTAGTTTGGATATGGATGATTGATGCCAGGTATTTACTTTGGTTTTCAATATGAGTTGATTtatgtttgtacattttctttcctttttccttattaatggtaaaataaaaataatgtaagAATGCTGCGCGTAGGAATATCATCGTATGTAAGCACGTGTAAATGTGCATTATATAATACAAATGGCATGAGGAGGGACAGTATTATTTATGTTGCTGGGGAAGCTTGTTAATGGAAAGCTTCTGTTCAGTTCCCCATAGGATACAGAAGTGCCGACTCAGCAAACTGGCACCAACACAGAACAGAAGTTCTCTATCATCCGACACGCTGGGATCAGTGTATGAAGCTCACCTGAAGAACAGTGATCTCACCTTGTAGGCCTCACCCATGTAAAGCTGGTTGAGTGTGTTCGCGACGGCTCCTTGACTGACGTTAATCATGAATTTACTCATCTGCCAGCTCTTGAGTGAAGAGTCCAGGTACATGTAGTCCACGCCACTGCCCACCTCACCGATCTTATACCTGGGCAGCTTGTAGATGATAAACCTGCAGAGGATGAAGCGGGAAATATACTATAGAGAACATATTGGGAATATTTaacaaattacaaaacagaTTATATCAGTTTAATGGCTCAATATATCAAAACATAGTATCAACAATATAATTTCTCTGCAAAAAGACAGAAGACATTTCATTTGCTATAACTGAAGGAGCACGACTATCCTGCCATTAAAGCTTCACTCTTGTTGTTACATTTCCACGTAAAATATCAACTCACCAATCAACAGGCTGCCCAGCTTCATTTCTACAGGAAATCTCAGCGCCACAATCTGCGTAACAAAGAAACAAGATAAGAGCCTGGCAGCACAAACTGAAGTGAGGGGTCATCCTGAATGAACAAACAAGACGGATCTGAAGGCTTTTGTCAGTGCGTCAGCTTCGTGTTTGAATTACTTTGAAAGTGGATCCAACACATCTGCCTGCATATGCAAAAGAGGAAGTCATAAGATGTGTGTCACGTGAAAGGAGAACAccagagagacgaggggggggtTTACAGGagcaaaattaaattaaagtatttggATGCTCTTCGACAGGCTCTTCGTGAGTCTTTATACTGTAGCTTTACTTAAGCAAAGGAAaggttttctatatttttaagtctctatttgttttaaaagtgcTGCTTGCTGACACCTGCTCGATACAAACACAGTCACTTTTTATTATGAACGATGAAACTgctgatcactgagctgaagaaaacaaacatctgacacATCGTCCTATTTTTACATTGTCAGTGACAAAGATTGAGGTGAAACTGAGATCAAACCGAGCTCAAACTCCAGTTGTGTAGTTACCAATccacaaagtaaacaacaaTCAGGTCATGTGGTCACTTCCTAAATGTCATTAGAAGGAAAAATTCTGCATTCAAAACCCTGCATCAGTAAAAGAAAGTTTAAAGTAGACGTATGCAGTTAAATGGCCCCATGTGACTGATCTATTATTATGTATGACAATATTAGAATGTCGATGTGTGACCATTTCACTGTGGAAGAGAGGAGTAGCTTCACTACTTCACTACTTTACACTACGTTATGTTGTACGGTCCAATTATTTGTGCATTCGAATTTGGCCCCTGTGAAAAACCTCAACATAAATTTGAGGGATCATGAAAGGACTGatgggaaagaaaacaagaagaatcAAAGTTCTGCAAACCCAATTTCTATTAAATTCTTTAACATAGTTAATATTTGACCTCTTTGGGCCTTGAACAGTTGTGAAAAGGGGAAATTGCTCTTTGGTGGTTCCCGACACACCTCAAGGTGCAACCTGGACACATCGAACCCAGGGTGTTTGGGGTCTCACATCAGACACCCTCGCCCAGGGGACCCAGTTGGGGATGATCATACCCCCTCTAACTCAAGAGGGTGCAAtctgaaatgtgaaaactgctgctgtgtgagggTTCACGAGCCCAAACTGCAGGGACCCACTGGTTTAATCTTAaactatattttgtatttcatcagTTTATCCAATGCTTTTTGCAAAAGCTTAATCTGAAGAATAatcaaaactgtaaaataaatgtagtaatCAGTGCCCACTAAATATAGTGGGCACTGATTACTACATTTATATTGTAGTATTAGTATTAAGTAGTGTCGTGGCAGACAcaattctcttacagtattgtcacactttaatgctccGAGCATGGTGCATACGACAAaggttagtttgtaatatgcaccccgatgggaaacagttctttgtctttatacatttggctcatccctcccactctggttggggttgttacaaagtcaaaggtcaggatcttctgatgacatgaaaacaacaatgccTTATTTAAAgcaatcaggccaagattcattcagttgtacaggatacagcatgatcaaggttacattgtatgaggttcaatcatgatcaatcaaaggggaaattaacatgatcatattgtggtcaaaatgttacatttcccttacaGTAGCATCTCAGCAAATGTAGTATCTCAAAATTGTAAATACTTATATACAAGTAAATACTTTCTTCCACTGGTCTTTTGTCATGGGggaatattgtttttatacaaTAAACAGTTCAAATGAGGTGACGTTACATACCTTACATCATCATTATcagcagatgttcatcaacatTCAAAATTTATTCGATTCTTTGATTAATACTCATCAGGGCTTTTAAAGGCATTGTTAGAACTGTGgttacagatttctttttttatgaatttggaGTTGTACATTGGTGCGTTTCTGTTCTGGGTGTGTCAGCCATTTAATCAGACTAACTGGAACTACATGGTTGATTTGCATATGTAGAAGTGTATCTTTAATTATGGAACTGGTAGAACTGGTAGAACTGGTTACTTTCCACCCAACACAACATCCAATAGCGTGAGTGCAAATGCTGCACCACCCTCTCTACAAAAACCTCCTCAGTGAGCAGACAAACGCCAGGTGACGGAACTGCAGACACCATGGCAGCAGAGCAGGTAACGTAATGTTTGACACAgacatattgtttttctttaatgacAGATCGTGGTCAATATGATCTTTAGGTGATCAGAGGCTACTTTCACTGACTCAGCACTGGAGTTTGTCTCATCTTTGGGGTCAGTGACCATGAGGTCAAACCCTAAATAATCATGTTTAGGCGGAGTGAACTCAAAAAATACAGTAAGATTGCAGTAAATATTGtagaatatatgtgtgtgtgtgtgtgtgtgtgtgtgtgtgtgtgtgtgtgtgtgtgtgtgtgtgtgtgtgtgtgtatacagcaATTTACGTGAAACAACAGTTTGAAATATCAGATAATAACTGTTTACATCCCCCTGAACTGCAGCATGTCTGAAAAGTGTGATAAACTACCCCTTGTTTGCAGAACGCGGAGTTCGTGCGAACAGGCTACGGCAAGAATGCAGTGAAGGTGCTGGTCATCAGGAGAGAGGGGAGCCACCACTCCATCATCGAGCTGAAAGCCGATGTGGAGATCACACTCAAAACACG harbors:
- the LOC117759922 gene encoding deoxyribonuclease-2-alpha-like; protein product: MEMMRYKTVIRFLFSTGIFFQACESDVSCRNDDGKEVDWYILYKLPNMNDGGLSYLYMDESSNGWTRSRETINSNSGTLAHTLKPLLDFYDRETEGFGYLIYNDQPPKPKKPAPASFGHSKGVVMLDRQTGVWLSHSTPTFPTYRSKDFWPRRGNANAQTFICVTYSYATFKQIGLQLQYIHAYSYDSRITTTFPTELRGVALRTCYPKRKPWFRIMTLTSVKGQRFTSFAKYRRFGDDIYSGLIVNSVKKDLYVKSWGRMRGPLPSNCSIPHHVYNVKKVQLPGTLPFTNTVDHSKWSVTADGGWTCIADMNREMSQMRRGGGAICINDTVIGEAFHSLIKKVSDVTVNEHVLRKEL
- the LOC117759926 gene encoding deoxyribonuclease-2-beta-like isoform X1, with amino-acid sequence MTPHFSLCCQALILFLCYADCGAEISCRNEAGQPVDWFIIYKLPRYKIGEVGSGVDYMYLDSSLKSWQMSKFMINVSQGAVANTLNQLYMGEAYKSNNSAYALYNDAPPLMDYIQDYGHTKGGLLFDRSQGFWLSHTVPHFPSFPERGYLYPSSGKVNGQTALCVTYRYEQFLHVAKQLVYLYPRFYNCSVPAAFSADLPQLAQLCDGSKPPLTSDKRVQQLVSVQGEKFFSFVKSERFVDDIYTGWVAQVLDADLLVESWQRQGHDLPSNCSLPKHVMNIKRVHLPGSLPFKSYHDHSKWCVSQGYDDDVTCLGDMNREMTQLKRGGGLICSLNPLIYRAFRQAVDWYIGC
- the LOC117759926 gene encoding deoxyribonuclease-2-beta-like isoform X2 is translated as MYLDSSLKSWQMSKFMINVSQGAVANTLNQLYMGEAYKSNNSAYALYNDAPPLMDYIQDYGHTKGGLLFDRSQGFWLSHTVPHFPSFPERGYLYPSSGKVNGQTALCVTYRYEQFLHVAKQLVYLYPRFYNCSVPAAFSADLPQLAQLCDGSKPPLTSDKRVQQLVSVQGEKFFSFVKSERFVDDIYTGWVAQVLDADLLVESWQRQGHDLPSNCSLPKHVMNIKRVHLPGSLPFKSYHDHSKWCVSQGYDDDVTCLGDMNREMTQLKRGGGLICSLNPLIYRAFRQAVDWYIGC